One Verrucomicrobiia bacterium DNA window includes the following coding sequences:
- a CDS encoding ASCH domain-containing protein gives MYKTLKFQPHLAEQVRQGTKVCTWRLFDDKNLQAGDLIELYENGSDVPFAKATITRQVEKPLGKLEEEDWEGHERFANDKEMYATYRAYYGPRVGPKTIVKILWFDLLS, from the coding sequence GTGTACAAAACCCTAAAGTTCCAGCCACACCTTGCAGAGCAAGTCCGCCAGGGTACGAAAGTCTGTACTTGGCGTCTTTTTGATGACAAAAATTTGCAGGCTGGCGATCTCATTGAACTGTACGAAAATGGCAGTGATGTTCCTTTTGCGAAGGCGACAATCACCCGCCAAGTAGAAAAGCCGCTAGGAAAGTTAGAGGAAGAAGATTGGGAAGGCCATGAGCGGTTTGCAAATGACAAGGAGATGTACGCCACGTACCGCGCCTACTATGGCCCACGAGTGGGTCCAAAGACGATTGTGAAGATCCTTTGGTTTGACCTACTTTCTTAA
- a CDS encoding Maf family protein — translation MKDRRIVLGSSSKFRQRVLTEMGYTFEIVPPDIDEKAIRFADPTELTMAIAQAKALALREKVTGDAIVIAADQVLCNKGVIREKPVSPDEAREFLRNSSSAPTECVTSLVVVNVATGKQASGTDITRVYMRDFPPEVIDHLIVHSEIMDCAGAVQVENPVFAQYVERIEGTIDSTMGLPKELTLRLMEEVS, via the coding sequence TTGAAAGACAGACGGATCGTATTGGGTTCATCTTCAAAGTTCCGCCAGCGGGTCTTGACCGAGATGGGCTACACATTCGAAATAGTTCCACCGGACATCGACGAGAAGGCAATTAGGTTTGCCGATCCGACAGAGCTCACCATGGCGATTGCGCAAGCAAAAGCCCTGGCGCTCCGTGAAAAAGTCACCGGGGACGCAATTGTCATTGCGGCAGACCAAGTCCTCTGCAACAAGGGTGTGATCCGGGAAAAGCCCGTTTCACCTGACGAAGCACGGGAGTTCCTCCGCAATTCCAGCTCCGCCCCTACGGAATGCGTCACCAGCCTCGTGGTGGTGAACGTAGCCACGGGCAAACAGGCAAGCGGGACAGATATCACCCGCGTCTACATGCGGGACTTTCCGCCGGAGGTCATAGACCACCTTATCGTGCACAGCGAGATCATGGACTGCGCGGGTGCGGTACAAGTCGAAAACCCCGTCTTTGCCCAATATGTCGAGCGCATTGAGGGAACAATCGACAGCACCATGGGCTTGCCCAAGGAGCTGACTTTGCGGTTGATGGAAGAGGTGAGCTGA